The following proteins are encoded in a genomic region of bacterium:
- a CDS encoding Uma2 family endonuclease has product MSTVATEEENWTYQDYVQFPDNGKRYQIIQGKVYMSPAPVPYHQRIIRKLGKIIDEFVTRGNLGEVFYAPCDVVLSDENVVQPDIFFISKEKMSIITDKCIEGVPDLIIEITSPYTQNLDKLLKKRLYETYRVQEYWIVDADKKTLQIFSHTGKFYEDTGIYKIGDVVKSKLIKGLNFNLKEIF; this is encoded by the coding sequence ATGTCAACAGTAGCCACAGAGGAAGAAAACTGGACATATCAAGATTATGTCCAGTTTCCCGATAATGGGAAAAGGTATCAAATAATTCAGGGGAAGGTTTATATGAGTCCAGCACCAGTTCCGTATCATCAAAGGATTATTAGAAAACTTGGTAAAATTATTGATGAATTTGTTACCAGGGGTAATTTAGGGGAAGTATTTTATGCCCCTTGTGATGTTGTTTTATCAGATGAAAATGTGGTTCAACCAGATATATTTTTTATCTCTAAGGAAAAGATGTCTATCATTACAGATAAGTGTATAGAAGGTGTACCTGATTTAATTATCGAAATCACCTCTCCTTATACCCAAAATTTGGATAAACTATTAAAAAAGAGACTTTATGAGACCTATCGGGTTCAAGAATACTGGATAGTCGATGCAGATAAAAAGACACTCCAGATATTTTCTCATACCGGCAAGTTCTATGAAGATACGGGCATTTATAAAATAGGGGATGTGGTTAAATCAAAGTTAATCAAAGGGCTAAACTTTAATCTAAAAGAGATATTTTAA